A window of Clostridium taeniosporum genomic DNA:
TAGAAAACACTAATATTCCAACATAAACTATTCCACATATTAATACTGATAATCCTGAAACTAATAATATACTATTTATAAAATATTTTATTGCAAATATTAATGGAATAAATAATATTGAATAATAAAAATATTTAATATTTTCAAATGCAAATAAATTTATATCTATATTAATAACTTTTCTTGCAAATCTATATTCAAGTACTATTACAATGAGATTTGAAATAAGAGTTGTTATAATAGCATTTGTTGGTGTAAAATATCCCATTAATGCTAAAGCAACATTTAATATAACATTTAAAATTCCACCAATTAAAACTAATTTTACATCATCTTTTTCTCTTCCATTAAGATATATCATTTGATTAGCTATTATTCCCTCAACTCCAATAGTTAACATATAAATCGAAAATACAAACATTATTGGGATAGCCTTAACAAATTGTGATCCTCCATATAAAAGAATTATTTCTTTTGAAAGACATAGCATCCCTATAGATGCCGGAAATAAAAACATAAAATATATTTTTATAATTCTTCTTAAAAGAGAAATATACTCTTCCTTTGAATCATTCCCAAGATAGTTAGAAAGTCTAGGCATAGTCACTTGAATTATAGTAAGCATTAATATATTTATTATCGACATTATCTTTTGAGCCATATTATAATATCCAACATTAACAGTATCTGTTCCAAAAGTTTGGCTACCTAACATTATCTTATCTAATTGAGTATATAAAATATTCACATTAGATAAAATAACAACAAAAAACATTGGTTTAATATGCCTTTTAAATTGTAAATTTTTAAAATTAAATCTTACTCTTTTTTTTATGTATACAAAACTCAAGATATTATTTATAAAATTAGATCCTATTACTAAATATAAGTATAAATTAAAATTACTAATATCTCTTATACAAAATATAACTAACAAAGAATAAATTATTCTAACTACCATAGTCTTTGTTGCTATAAAATCATAATTTTCTAATGCTTCATTTATCCATTCAACATAAAAAAGATTAAATACAAGGTTAAAACCTAAAATCATACAAGTATAAAAATCTGGTCTGTTTCTACCTATTGTAAATACATATATCATATATATTGAAGAAACTAATATATTAGTAACTAAAGTAAATAAAAATAAACTAGTAAATGTTTGTTGAAGTTTTTCTTCATCATCTCTTACTTTACTTACTTCTCTTAATCCATATTGAGAAATCCCGAAACTTGCAAATATTAAAAACCATCCAGTTAAAGATTCGGCATATGATATCTGTCCATATGACTTATCGCCTAATGTTTGTGCTATAACTGGACCAACTAATATTGGTAATACAATATTAAATAAATTTAACGATCCCTTAAACAATGCATTTTTCGATATTGATTTTGACATGTTGTAGTCCTCCTATAATCCTAAATGGATTATTTTACTTCTACTATATTTTACACTAACTAAAGAAGTTGTCAAATTAAGTCTATTTTATACTAAGCTTGTTTTTTAGATATTCCAAATCCTTAATAGAATCTATTTCAAAAATATCATTAGAGCCTATTTTATTAACATAAACTTCTAAATCATTAAGGTTTTCAACAACTATATCATCCCAATATAAATTTTTAAAATCTCCACATTTAACTTTTTCATCTATTCTTTGTGCTATTATTTTTCCGTCTTTTTTGCTCCAATAAGATGCCCCTGACATTATATAAGAAGGTTCATCCCCTTCTTTTCCTATATCAACTCTTTGTAACTTATTATTTTCATCATACCTTAATATCCATTCACCAACTATATTTTCCTTACAAGCAGAATAATACTCTGAATTATCAGGTCTTTTATTAGGTAAAAAGTTTTTATTAATATAATTGTCTGCATCAATAACAAATGCATCTTGAAGATAATCTTTAGCTAAATACATAGTATAAATATTATTATAAACATCATACTTGTCATTAACTATTTTTATCAAATCATACTTCTTAACCAAATCATCAAACTTTTCATGTAAATATCCAGTCAAAACGATAATTTCATCTATTCCTATTTCTCTTAAGTTAAGTATTTGTCTTTCAAGTAATGATATCCCATTAACCTCAATCAAAGATTTTGGTATAGTATTGGTAAGTGGTCTAAGTCTAGTACCCATACCAGCTGCTACTAATATCGCTCTCATATGTTTTCTCTCCTTAAAATTCAGCTTCTAGTTTTTTTAGATTTTCTTTTCCTCTATTGTATCTATCAATGCCATATGTTCCGAAATCATCGCCTTCATTTTCCTTAATTAATGTCCATACAGCCCATAATATATCTTGACTTATTTGATGAATAAGTAATCTTTTTCTTGAATTTTCATCTGGCTCTCCATTAAAATAAAGTCTAAACATTAATTCTATATCATCTTCTGAAAAACTATTTTCTAAAGAAAGTCCTGCTAAATCCCACATATCATCATTAATTCCACTGTATTCCCAATCTATTAAATACATTCTACCATCTGTATCCTTTACTAGGTTTTCTGAAACTAAATCATTATGTGATGGTACAAATACTCTATTACAATCCTTTAAAACTTGTTCAAGTTTCATAAATTTTTCTCTTACTTCTTTATAATCATTAAAAAATACACCATCAGCTTTTTTTAAAATATCCTCATACTTTTCAAGTTCTCTGAATACATTAAATTCATTTTTCATTGAAAATTCATTATCTTCATGTAATTCTCTTAATATTTTAGTAACTTGTTTTAAATTTTCTTCCTTTTTAATACTTCTTGGAGTTAAAGTTTCTGCATTTTCTATAAAAGTAGATATTTTTATTCCAGTTTCAACATTAAAATACGGAGTTTCAACATTATATCCTCTATCAGAAGCAATTGAAGAATTAAACATCTCATTTTTTCTGCTTATCATACTTTCAGTACCAATCCCTGCAACCCTTAGGATATATCTTTTTCCTTTAACACAAACTCTATAATTCTTATTAGTCATTCCTCCAGCAGGCACAACTTCACTTATATCTTCTTCGTTTACTTTCATAGTTTCTCTAATTATAGTTTTTACAGTACTAATTTCATAGTTAAGTTCACGTCTTCTTATTGTTGGATATAAATGATTTAAAATATTTTCATACTCTTTCTTAGTATCAGCATCTCCCCAAGCAAGATCATCTATTTTAACAAAACCTATATTATAATCTCTTGCAACATCTAACAATACATATTCATAATTTAAATATGGATTTATATTACCTTTAAATTCTTCAAGCATCATTTGATATAACTTATAAGATACTTTGGTTATACCTATCATTTCACCATCAATTCTATTAAATTGATGTATATCTTTAGACATTTTAAATAAATGATTATCTCTTATTTCAACAAAAGCTTCATCACCAGAACCACTTTCATTAGTAAGAAGTATACAATCTCTATTCTTACTTTCTATAAGTTCTCTAATAGATCTTTTTTCAAAAATCAAATCATTTTCTATAAGTAAAAAATCGTCATTAATATATTCCTTAGCTAAAGATAGTGAATACATAGTTCCAGTCCATTTATATTTATCACTTTTAACTAAATTTATATTCTTATTATTTTTAAAATACTCTTCATAATAAACACTCTCATATCCTGTTATTATAGTAATTTTATTAATACCATTTTCTTTAAGTATATTTAATGTTCTATCTATTAACTTAAAATCTTCTATTTCAAGCATACCAACTGGCTTACCAAAATCCTTAGCTCTTCCAGCTGCAAGAATAACAGCTTCTTTAACAGGTTTATTATCATCTTCATGAATTTTTAATCTAGTATTCTTGGCAGAAGCAAGATTTTCTTCTAATATTTTCATTCCTTTTTCTGTTACTCTATATAAAATTCCTCTATTATTTACAATTCTTTCTATAGTTCCATCAGTAGTAAACTCTTTTAAAATAGCGTTTACCTTACCTAAAGAAATATTAGTTCTCCTTGATAACTCTCTTTGATTAATATTAAAATTGTTGTTTAATATCTTTAATATTTCTAATCTATCTTCTAACAATTCCCTTTCCCCCTTAAACTATATTTAAAATGCTAAAATTATCTTATCTAAAATCAAAATATTTAGGCTTAGACTTTTTTATTAAAAATTTTAATATTTTAACACATAAAATTACAAAAACATTATTCTTAATTTATATATTATTCAATTCCAAATCGACTAAATATATTGTTCATAAATTGAACTTATAATAAATTATAATATAATTTATATTGAAAGTAAATACATTTATTAAGTTTTTACCATATAATATAAAAAAGTGGATATGCCATGTTTTTTAGTTGAAAATCCTAAAGTTCTCTAAAATAAAATCATATAATTTCCTATACATGAACAAAGTTACTATGCCACTCTTTTTAGTTGATAATTAAGAGTTTAAAGTTATGGTATATCACAAATATATTTTTCATACTAGATTATTATAGACTAAGAAATCTTTATAAATTCACAAAAATCAAGCTATATGTTAAGTTAAAAATCAACTTAACATATAGCTTTTATTTTATCAATATTATTTTTTACCATTAGTTATAGCAACTTTAAAATTTACTCTATCATCTTGGTTTTTAAAAGCATCATTTGGAATAACTATTCCTGAATTATCTTTTGCAATTATATAAATACAATTATTTACTTCTTCAACATTTGTTATATTGCTTAATAAAATCTTTATTTTTTCCTTATTTCTGGTTATTATCAATGATTCTCTCTCTAATAAAACCTCTATTGTTCTTGCCAATACTCTTTCATTTTTTTTAAAGAAATCCTTAAAATTTTTCTTTGCTCTTTTAATCCAATATGTAGGCAATTTAAAATAACCAAATATGCCTATACCAGTAAAAACAATTCCCAAAATAATAGAAAATGCGGGACTATCACCTTTTTGATAATCTTGCATTGCTAAAATACAATATAGTACTCCAATTAAAATACCTATTCCCAAAAATAAATTTCTCCTTAATATGGCCAATCTATCTTTTTCACTTTGACTACTCATTTTATAAACAGAAAAATCCACCCATTGTTCTTCAGTATTTTTATATCTTACCTCAATCATTCTCATCCGTTGCCAAAACCTTATAAAACTTTATAAAGCTTGTTTAATTCCCTGTTCATCGTGTCCCATTTTGCTAAAAGCTACTTTAGTTTGATATAACACTCCAAGGGCTTAAATTCCCATACAACGCATGGTACATATACAAGATTACTTTAAAGTGTACGCTCTTGTATTTACTAATTTTGCTTGGTTCTCGCATATTTTAAACACTAACACCCTCAAGGTTCTATCCTATGATTACACCACTTTCGCAATGTCTGGGATTCACAATAGCTAATTAGTATTATACCACCTGCTCAAACGAATTTAAATATAAACTTTGGCAACTCCCTCCTTCCTTCTTTATAAAATTTTAATATACTTTTATAAGTTTATATAAAGTTTGTATTACTGTTGTTCAACCCACATAATTATATTATTACTGATTTTAACTTATATTGATTATTTAGTTATTTACTTTTTAAATATGGTTTTTCCATAGCGTACTTTACACTATCATTACCCTAATATATTAATTAATAGCTATTAAATATTATTTCTTTTCAAAACCAATTAATCTATAATTTAATTATATTACAACTTGTAAACATATCCAATAACATTTATTAAGACTTTTGCATAGTATAAAATTATAATTTTTCCTCTCATTTTATATAAATTTTAAAATAGGATATACACATATTGTTTTATACTTAATCAATAAAATTAATCAGCCATGTATATATCCTATTTCTTATAATATAAAAAAATTACTGCTCCACACTTTTAGTTGAGAGTTGAAAATTGTCCACTATCAATTCTAACTTATCCTTTCTCTTAATCAATATTTGTAAATCGTGATTTTATAAAACCTTTAAGCTTTAAGAATTATATAATTTACTATATAAAAATAAAGAACAGTAAATAGTTTTATTTTTTCTTAAAACTATCTACTGTTCCAATGTAATAAATAAAATTATTATTTATACATTATTCCAAAAGTAGAGAATGAATACCAATCACCATCTATATATGCCTTTTCATTTTGAAGCATTTTACCGCTTGAATCAAAATAATACCAGTTTCCACCCATATATAGCCAACCTACATGCATTGTTCCATTTCCATTGAAATAATATTGACTTCTACTATCTTTATCATAGAACCAACCAATTGTCATTCTACCATTTCTATCAAGATAGTACCATCTACCATCACTTTCTTTCTTCCATCCAGTTGTTCTATGTCCATATTTATTAACATAGAACCATTCACCTTCAACCTTTACCCAAGCGTCTTTAACTTGTCTTCCTCTCTTATCAAAGTAAATATATTTTCCTTTTATTTTTGCCCATTCCTCATATTTACTCATATCAATCCAAATTCTACTACTTTCATCGTAATAAGCATCGTCATCATCTTCTTCGTCATCATCGTCATAATCTGGATCTTTAATATCATCTAAAGAATCATTACTTCTATATATAATTAAAGTATATGTTTTTTCAGTACTTCTATCTTCTGCTATTACATCTATATCAATTTCTGTTTTCCATTGACCTTGAAGACTTACTGAAATTGCATCTCCTGTAAATTTTTCACCATCTACAATAATATTTGAATAATTTGAATCTACAGGTATTGGTTTAACTTTAATTTTTTTCACATCTTGATCAACACGTACTTTAATCTCATCATCATCAGAATCAAATTCATATTCTCCAGTGCTTAATTCAATATCTTTTAAATCAGCATTATTTCCTCTATCATCATGATTAATAACTACAGTGTACTTCTTTTTATCTTTACCATTTTCTGCTGTAACAACTATTTGTAATGTTGTTGTTCCACTTGCTTGTAATGGGATTTGACCTTTTGTACCTGAAGTTAAATTATAAATTTCTCCTGTTTCAACAACTTTTGCTTCAGTTATACTTGCTTTAGGTTCATCAACTATTGCTGTAACATCAACAATTTTAGTATCTGGTTTTACTAATAAATCATAATTTAATGTTTCTCTTAAAAAGCCAGAATTTCCATCTTCATTCTTTAAGTCTCCAGTACTAAAATTTAAATAGCTTAAATATGCATTTTGAGCACTTGGAAGTTCTCCTTCTCCATCATCTGAATCTCCTTGTACATTAAATATATACTTATCAGAGACTAAATTTCCATCCTTATAAACACTAATAGTTAATTGTTTACCACCTGATTTATTTAAATCAAATTCAGCTACCCCACCTATTATAGGAATATTTTCTGAAATTCCATTTACCTTAATCACCGCATTACTTTCAGGTAATCCAGTTTTATAAGTAATTGTAACCTTCTTTGATGGATCTGTTACATATAAATCATACTTATGAACTGATGAATTAAAGTTAACTTCTTTAGTACCACCATTAGCATCTTTTAAAATTGTATTACCAAATCCAAAATCAAATGCTGATTTTTCTCCTTCTAATACAACTTTTAACTCATAAGTTGCTAAAAGTGCTCCTAATTCATCTGAATTGTCAGATCCTTCATATACATCCATATATATTATATTTTCTTTATCACTATTATTAAATGATACAAACTTATCAAAGTCTTGTTGTTTTATTCTAATGTTGCCATATTCATCAATATAATGATTACTTAACTTTACTACATATCCACTTTCTTTACCAAACTGTGGTGTTATTTTAACTTTTCCAGAATTCTTATCTAAATGAATTTTTCCCTCATATCTCTTAGATTGTCCTGGCACAGTAACATCTTTAAATTCTTTTTCTATATAGTTAGTAGCATCTGTTATATCATTATACTTACTTTCTATATCTAATTTTCTTAATGTATAGTCATTACTAGCATTCTCATCTATGAATTTCATTTTAATTGCATAGTTTTTACCTAAAGTGTTATCATCACCACTGCCTCCACTACTAGTAGGCATTTTAATTACCATAATTTTTGAATCTGTTTTTTGTAAAGATCCAGTAATTACATTTCCATTACTAGTTATATCACCTTTACTAGCTCCATCCATCCATACTTTAGCTCCATTTAAATTAAATGACTCCTCAAAATTTATAGCATATTGTAAATTTTGTACTTGGTCATTTACTATATGTTCATAAGTAAAAAAGCTTTCAGTATCTGTAGTTAAAAGTTCTTTATCATATAAAAATGGAACCTTATTTTTTCCTCCATTATCAGGTTGGTTATCATAATTATCCTTTGATCCTACATAACTTTTAAAATCAATCTTTTTTATTTTACCTTGAGCATAATTTTCTGCATGCTCAATAGTTATAGGTGTTGGAGAACTTACTAGTTCTTCTTGTGTTTGACTTGTAGTAGGTCCTGAAATCAATGAAGTTGTACCATCAACATTTACCTTAAAAACTGTTTTTGTAGTAATAACAGTAGTCTTTTCAGTTATTTTATACATTACTTCATTAGTTCCTAGTGGAATATTGTCTATTCTAACACCATTAACAATATCACCTGAAATTGACTTAGTTTGAGTTTGTTCTGTTATAACATCAATATCTTTTAAATCTTCTTTTCCTATTCTGTTTATAGAATTAATATCTATCTTTCTATCTATTATTGTTTTTTGTTCAGTCTCAGTTATTTCTCCTTTAACATCGTCTCTTTCAGTCTTCTTTGGTTCAACTATTTCATTCTTATACTTTGGTAAATCTATTTGAAATTCTTTAAATCTACCTTGTGTATTATAAATAGTTTTAGTACTATCAACTTTTACACCAGTATCAATAGTATTACCTTCAAGCTTGGTACCAGTAACATTTAATGCATACTGAGAGCCATTAATATCTAAACTTGTAGCTGCTTGTACTTTTATTGTTCCAAACTGTACTGGCAATAAAGAAAACATACATGTTAATGCTACAAATAGCGATATAATTCTCTTTTTATTAATTTTCTCCCCCATGTTCATCCTCCTAATAATTTTTCCCAAATTTATAATATATACATATATATTATCATATTTTTGTAATAACAAAAGTGGCTACGCCATACTTTTTAGTTAAGAGTGGATAATTGAGAATTGAAAATTTTGGTTGAAAATCCTAAAGATTTTCTAAAAATATATACTTTAAAATTCTGCCAGGAATTTTTTCCTTAACTCTCCACTTTCCACTCTCAATTATCAACTAATATTTGCTTTAACTTAAATTTTATTAGACTTATTTCTAAATATTTCTCAGGAAATACTCAAGAATTTACACTTATTTTAAAAAAGTTAATCATACTATATTTTCGTTTAAATATATTGCATCTTTATATATAATTATCATTAAAAGCCAATATCTATATATGAAAATTATTCAAACAATTGTTATATTTATTAATTATACTAATTTTAGTTAAAGTTGTTTAACAGAATTTTTTCCTATAACTTTTAACCATCACTTCTTAACTAATATTAAACCTAGATTTTATAAGTTTTTCAATCTGTAAATATTCTATAATTTACTTAACATATAAAAAAAGAAGGCATAACACCTTCTTTTTAATGTCTAATGAATATAAAAATAAATAACTAGCATACTTACTAGTTATTTATTTAAATGTACCTAAAATGCATTTGATACTGCTTCTGCAATACCATCTGCTATTTTATGTTGATAATTTGAATTAGCACAATTT
This region includes:
- a CDS encoding flippase, with product MSKSISKNALFKGSLNLFNIVLPILVGPVIAQTLGDKSYGQISYAESLTGWFLIFASFGISQYGLREVSKVRDDEEKLQQTFTSLFLFTLVTNILVSSIYMIYVFTIGRNRPDFYTCMILGFNLVFNLFYVEWINEALENYDFIATKTMVVRIIYSLLVIFCIRDISNFNLYLYLVIGSNFINNILSFVYIKKRVRFNFKNLQFKRHIKPMFFVVILSNVNILYTQLDKIMLGSQTFGTDTVNVGYYNMAQKIMSIINILMLTIIQVTMPRLSNYLGNDSKEEYISLLRRIIKIYFMFLFPASIGMLCLSKEIILLYGGSQFVKAIPIMFVFSIYMLTIGVEGIIANQMIYLNGREKDDVKLVLIGGILNVILNVALALMGYFTPTNAIITTLISNLIVIVLEYRFARKVINIDINLFAFENIKYFYYSILFIPLIFAIKYFINSILLVSGLSVLICGIVYVGILVFSKDEVFLQLSDTLLRKFKIKR
- a CDS encoding sugar phosphate nucleotidyltransferase; amino-acid sequence: MRAILVAAGMGTRLRPLTNTIPKSLIEVNGISLLERQILNLREIGIDEIIVLTGYLHEKFDDLVKKYDLIKIVNDKYDVYNNIYTMYLAKDYLQDAFVIDADNYINKNFLPNKRPDNSEYYSACKENIVGEWILRYDENNKLQRVDIGKEGDEPSYIMSGASYWSKKDGKIIAQRIDEKVKCGDFKNLYWDDIVVENLNDLEVYVNKIGSNDIFEIDSIKDLEYLKNKLSIK
- a CDS encoding winged helix-turn-helix transcriptional regulator, with translation MLEDRLEILKILNNNFNINQRELSRRTNISLGKVNAILKEFTTDGTIERIVNNRGILYRVTEKGMKILEENLASAKNTRLKIHEDDNKPVKEAVILAAGRAKDFGKPVGMLEIEDFKLIDRTLNILKENGINKITIITGYESVYYEEYFKNNKNINLVKSDKYKWTGTMYSLSLAKEYINDDFLLIENDLIFEKRSIRELIESKNRDCILLTNESGSGDEAFVEIRDNHLFKMSKDIHQFNRIDGEMIGITKVSYKLYQMMLEEFKGNINPYLNYEYVLLDVARDYNIGFVKIDDLAWGDADTKKEYENILNHLYPTIRRRELNYEISTVKTIIRETMKVNEEDISEVVPAGGMTNKNYRVCVKGKRYILRVAGIGTESMISRKNEMFNSSIASDRGYNVETPYFNVETGIKISTFIENAETLTPRSIKKEENLKQVTKILRELHEDNEFSMKNEFNVFRELEKYEDILKKADGVFFNDYKEVREKFMKLEQVLKDCNRVFVPSHNDLVSENLVKDTDGRMYLIDWEYSGINDDMWDLAGLSLENSFSEDDIELMFRLYFNGEPDENSRKRLLIHQISQDILWAVWTLIKENEGDDFGTYGIDRYNRGKENLKKLEAEF
- a CDS encoding YcxB family protein — protein: MRMIEVRYKNTEEQWVDFSVYKMSSQSEKDRLAILRRNLFLGIGILIGVLYCILAMQDYQKGDSPAFSIILGIVFTGIGIFGYFKLPTYWIKRAKKNFKDFFKKNERVLARTIEVLLERESLIITRNKEKIKILLSNITNVEEVNNCIYIIAKDNSGIVIPNDAFKNQDDRVNFKVAITNGKK
- a CDS encoding cadherin-like beta sandwich domain-containing protein — encoded protein: MGEKINKKRIISLFVALTCMFSLLPVQFGTIKVQAATSLDINGSQYALNVTGTKLEGNTIDTGVKVDSTKTIYNTQGRFKEFQIDLPKYKNEIVEPKKTERDDVKGEITETEQKTIIDRKIDINSINRIGKEDLKDIDVITEQTQTKSISGDIVNGVRIDNIPLGTNEVMYKITEKTTVITTKTVFKVNVDGTTSLISGPTTSQTQEELVSSPTPITIEHAENYAQGKIKKIDFKSYVGSKDNYDNQPDNGGKNKVPFLYDKELLTTDTESFFTYEHIVNDQVQNLQYAINFEESFNLNGAKVWMDGASKGDITSNGNVITGSLQKTDSKIMVIKMPTSSGGSGDDNTLGKNYAIKMKFIDENASNDYTLRKLDIESKYNDITDATNYIEKEFKDVTVPGQSKRYEGKIHLDKNSGKVKITPQFGKESGYVVKLSNHYIDEYGNIRIKQQDFDKFVSFNNSDKENIIYMDVYEGSDNSDELGALLATYELKVVLEGEKSAFDFGFGNTILKDANGGTKEVNFNSSVHKYDLYVTDPSKKVTITYKTGLPESNAVIKVNGISENIPIIGGVAEFDLNKSGGKQLTISVYKDGNLVSDKYIFNVQGDSDDGEGELPSAQNAYLSYLNFSTGDLKNEDGNSGFLRETLNYDLLVKPDTKIVDVTAIVDEPKASITEAKVVETGEIYNLTSGTKGQIPLQASGTTTLQIVVTAENGKDKKKYTVVINHDDRGNNADLKDIELSTGEYEFDSDDDEIKVRVDQDVKKIKVKPIPVDSNYSNIIVDGEKFTGDAISVSLQGQWKTEIDIDVIAEDRSTEKTYTLIIYRSNDSLDDIKDPDYDDDDEEDDDDAYYDESSRIWIDMSKYEEWAKIKGKYIYFDKRGRQVKDAWVKVEGEWFYVNKYGHRTTGWKKESDGRWYYLDRNGRMTIGWFYDKDSRSQYYFNGNGTMHVGWLYMGGNWYYFDSSGKMLQNEKAYIDGDWYSFSTFGIMYK